A single region of the Bartonella harrusi genome encodes:
- a CDS encoding ABC transporter ATP-binding protein, protein MTAILELVEIEQQFFESHKPLVILDKANFILNRGELVALVAPSGAGKSTLLHIAGLLEKPTAGDVMLRGISCAKRSDSERTAIRCHDIGFVYQFHHLLPEFTALENVMIPQMIAGFKKSVAENRAFKLLTYLRVSHRANHRPSELSGGEQQRVAIARAVANGPSVLLADEPTGNLDPVTSAYVFQALSALVRQSGLSALIATHNYALAKQMHRRITLKEKKIIELP, encoded by the coding sequence ATGACAGCAATTTTAGAGCTTGTAGAGATTGAGCAACAGTTTTTTGAGAGCCATAAACCTCTCGTTATTTTGGATAAAGCAAATTTTATCCTTAATCGTGGAGAACTTGTTGCACTTGTTGCCCCATCTGGTGCTGGAAAATCAACACTTCTCCATATTGCTGGATTATTGGAAAAACCAACAGCTGGTGATGTGATGTTACGGGGCATTTCTTGTGCAAAGCGTTCTGATAGTGAGCGGACAGCTATCAGATGCCATGATATCGGTTTTGTTTATCAATTTCATCACTTACTTCCAGAGTTTACAGCTTTAGAAAATGTTATGATACCGCAAATGATAGCAGGATTTAAAAAATCTGTAGCAGAAAATCGTGCGTTTAAATTGTTAACATATCTGCGTGTTTCTCATCGTGCGAACCATCGTCCATCGGAATTATCAGGTGGGGAACAACAACGTGTTGCTATTGCACGTGCTGTAGCAAATGGTCCTTCGGTTCTTTTGGCTGATGAGCCTACAGGAAATCTTGATCCTGTCACTTCAGCTTATGTCTTTCAAGCTTTATCCGCGCTTGTTCGTCAATCAGGTCTTTCTGCTCTTATTGCAACACATAATTACGCTTTAGCTAAACAAATGCACCGCCGAATTACGCTTAAAGAAAAAAAGATTATTGAACTTCCTTAA
- a CDS encoding FAD assembly factor SdhE, whose amino-acid sequence MTVLSVNGNQLDARRRRLIFRAWHRGIREMDLIFGHYVDAHIAEMSDKMLSELEYILSFDDRDLLAWITGEISPPCEIESPFFRDIINYHICINLN is encoded by the coding sequence ATGACAGTTTTGAGCGTCAACGGAAATCAACTAGACGCGCGTCGCCGTCGATTGATTTTTCGTGCGTGGCACCGCGGTATTCGTGAAATGGATCTCATTTTTGGACATTATGTAGATGCCCATATTGCTGAAATGAGTGATAAAATGCTTTCTGAACTTGAGTATATCTTGTCTTTTGATGATCGTGATTTATTGGCGTGGATTACAGGAGAGATTTCACCTCCTTGTGAAATAGAGAGTCCGTTTTTTCGTGACATTATAAACTATCATATTTGCATAAATTTAAATTGA
- a CDS encoding biotin--[acetyl-CoA-carboxylase] ligase, which yields MDMVYILSDFVQKQGYTVESYENVDSTNLIAQRKAQAGHKGYLWVVAQEQSEGRARRGRTWSSPKGNLYSSLLLIDDIVHQTAAQLGFVAGVSVVEAIKHFIKDKKQADNIVRLKWPNDILLGGAKSSGILLEIFKLPSQQDALVIGIGINVKHHYEHVPYPTSSLNNIGLYVEEGSLFTALAECFSKNYLFWKQSEGVDIIRKKWLLYSAHLGQHIRVFNDEKIIEGIFDGLDSDFNCLVKQKNGQQAIITAGDVHFGLAASVNAGRY from the coding sequence ATGGATATGGTTTATATTTTATCAGATTTTGTACAAAAACAAGGATATACGGTTGAATCATACGAAAATGTTGATTCAACAAATCTTATTGCACAACGAAAAGCACAAGCTGGTCATAAAGGTTATCTCTGGGTTGTTGCGCAAGAACAATCAGAAGGAAGAGCCAGAAGAGGCCGAACATGGTCTAGTCCGAAAGGGAACCTTTATTCTAGTCTTTTGTTAATTGACGATATTGTTCATCAAACTGCTGCTCAGCTTGGTTTTGTTGCTGGAGTGAGTGTGGTAGAAGCAATAAAACATTTTATAAAGGATAAAAAGCAAGCGGACAATATTGTTCGTTTAAAATGGCCGAATGATATTTTGCTAGGAGGAGCGAAAAGCTCTGGAATTTTGCTTGAGATTTTTAAATTGCCATCACAACAAGATGCATTGGTTATTGGTATTGGAATCAATGTAAAACATCATTATGAACATGTGCCATATCCTACTTCAAGTTTAAATAATATTGGTTTGTATGTTGAAGAAGGATCATTGTTTACAGCTTTGGCGGAGTGTTTTTCTAAAAACTATCTTTTTTGGAAACAATCAGAAGGAGTTGATATAATCCGCAAAAAATGGCTTTTATATTCTGCGCATCTTGGACAGCATATCAGGGTATTCAATGATGAAAAAATCATCGAAGGTATTTTTGATGGTCTTGATAGTGACTTTAACTGTCTCGTAAAACAAAAAAATGGTCAGCAAGCCATTATAACAGCTGGAGATGTCCATTTTGGTTTAGCTGCTTCTGTTAATGCGGGCCGTTATTAG
- the nuoN gene encoding NADH-quinone oxidoreductase subunit NuoN, producing the protein MQTEIITQFVLILPETLIALGGIVFLLIGVYSKTRSFLTLTGLSIALLIATIIIIVVFPKSGLFQTNALIIDSFGRYMKVLTLIGALFALIMSVGFTSSQKFDVFEFPILVLLATLGMMLMISAGNMLSLYMGLELQSLALYILAAINRDNVKSSEAGIKYFVLGALSSGLLLYGISLLYGFTGQIGFREIAVTLKDENLQLGVVFGIVFILAGLAFKISAVPFHMWTPDVYEGAPTPITAFFAGAPKIAAMALIIRVIVTTFMPLGSSDGSMPAWQQILVFMAITSMILGAFAAIGQRNIKRLMAYSSISHMGYALVGLAAGDMLGIKSVILYMTIYLGMTIGSFAFILGMRSSDGNVENMDDLSGLIKTHPFMAVVMTIQLFSLASIPPMAGFFGKWYTFSAAVHAGLTPLAVVGMIASVVGAFYYLRLIKIMWFDEAKARFVVLSNELQFCLGLSAFFVLFYMLFGVWFAKLAETAAAALF; encoded by the coding sequence ATGCAAACTGAAATAATAACGCAATTCGTATTAATTCTTCCAGAGACTTTAATAGCATTAGGAGGGATAGTATTTCTTTTGATTGGAGTTTATTCCAAAACGCGTTCTTTTTTAACTTTAACAGGTCTTTCTATTGCTCTTCTTATTGCAACCATTATTATTATCGTTGTTTTTCCGAAAAGTGGTTTGTTTCAGACCAATGCGCTCATTATTGACTCTTTTGGTCGTTACATGAAAGTTTTAACGCTCATTGGGGCACTTTTTGCTCTGATTATGTCTGTTGGTTTTACCAGTTCTCAAAAGTTCGATGTATTTGAATTTCCAATACTTGTTCTTTTAGCAACTCTTGGTATGATGCTGATGATTTCAGCTGGTAATATGCTCTCACTTTATATGGGATTAGAATTACAATCCTTAGCTTTATATATTTTAGCTGCCATTAATCGTGATAATGTAAAATCTTCTGAAGCGGGGATAAAATATTTTGTTTTAGGGGCATTATCTTCAGGATTGCTCCTGTATGGTATTTCTTTGCTTTATGGTTTTACTGGACAAATTGGTTTTCGTGAAATTGCAGTTACCTTAAAAGATGAAAATTTACAATTGGGTGTTGTTTTTGGAATTGTGTTTATTTTAGCTGGTTTGGCTTTCAAAATTTCTGCCGTTCCATTTCATATGTGGACACCTGATGTTTATGAAGGAGCACCGACACCCATTACAGCATTTTTTGCTGGTGCTCCTAAAATTGCTGCGATGGCACTCATCATTCGTGTTATTGTTACAACTTTTATGCCACTGGGTAGTTCTGATGGCTCTATGCCTGCATGGCAACAAATCTTAGTGTTTATGGCGATTACATCGATGATACTTGGTGCATTCGCCGCAATTGGACAGAGAAATATTAAACGTTTAATGGCTTATTCATCAATCAGTCATATGGGATATGCGCTTGTTGGGTTAGCTGCTGGAGATATGCTTGGGATAAAAAGTGTTATTCTTTATATGACTATTTATCTGGGTATGACGATTGGTTCATTTGCTTTTATCCTTGGAATGCGCTCTAGTGATGGAAATGTTGAAAATATGGATGATCTTTCAGGGTTAATAAAAACGCATCCATTTATGGCTGTTGTAATGACAATACAGCTTTTTTCTTTAGCAAGTATACCGCCTATGGCTGGTTTTTTTGGGAAATGGTATACATTTTCTGCTGCTGTTCATGCTGGACTTACTCCACTTGCTGTCGTTGGAATGATAGCGTCTGTTGTGGGAGCTTTTTATTATTTGCGGCTTATTAAAATTATGTGGTTTGATGAAGCAAAGGCGCGTTTTGTTGTGTTGTCCAATGAGCTTCAATTTTGTCTCGGTCTTTCTGCATTCTTTGTTTTGTTTTATATGCTTTTTGGAGTTTGGTTTGCTAAGTTAGCAGAAACAGCAGCCGCTGCATTGTTTTAA
- a CDS encoding ribonuclease J produces the protein MVAANESEFVFLPFGGVGEIGMNLAAYGFGSENLREWLLVDMGVSFAGSEFPGADLILPDIRFLESEKYNVRGLVLTHAHEDHYGAVLDLWPKLKVPLYCTPFTAGLLESKRQSDFGSHNISFNIFQAGDCFQVGSFAIEAIAVNHSIPESVSLAITTSLGTVIHTGDWKIDHTPSLGVITDEKRFRTLGNKGILALLCDSTNACRDGVTPSEQQVQTSLSEIFSKAEERVAIVTFASNVGRIRSIALAAESVGRKVLVVGRSLKRSLMVAQELGYMDGLAPFVTEDDYGYIPRKEIVLIVTGSQGEPCAALAKLSRNGMRNIALSSGDTVIYSSRSIPGNEKAIIEIQNRFIDMGVKVITNEDALVHVSGHPRRAELVQMYDWVKPQILVPVHGEAIHLTAQADLARQAGIEIVSNIRNGSILRLAPKPVEVIDQVPVGRIYKDGCLIGNEDELGIRERRKLSYAGYVAVSLHVNSKHELLGDIGLNTFGLPESNGKGENLKDILLNVVENTFYNIPRIKRKNNELIREATRRAVRAAVNEAWQKKPVCTVFLHQSK, from the coding sequence ATGGTTGCAGCCAATGAGAGTGAATTTGTTTTTTTGCCTTTCGGAGGGGTAGGCGAAATAGGGATGAATCTGGCTGCTTATGGATTTGGTTCCGAAAATCTTCGTGAATGGCTTCTTGTTGATATGGGAGTGAGTTTTGCTGGTTCTGAATTCCCAGGAGCAGATCTTATTTTACCTGATATTCGTTTTCTTGAGAGTGAAAAATACAATGTGCGTGGTCTTGTTTTAACACATGCTCATGAAGATCATTATGGTGCTGTCCTTGATTTATGGCCAAAACTTAAAGTTCCACTTTATTGTACTCCTTTTACGGCAGGATTATTAGAGAGTAAAAGGCAATCTGATTTTGGATCTCATAATATTTCATTTAATATTTTTCAAGCTGGTGATTGTTTTCAGGTCGGTTCCTTTGCCATTGAAGCTATTGCCGTTAATCATTCAATCCCAGAGTCTGTATCTTTAGCGATTACAACATCTTTAGGCACTGTTATCCACACTGGCGATTGGAAAATTGATCATACACCTTCTCTTGGCGTTATAACAGATGAAAAGCGTTTTCGCACTTTAGGCAATAAAGGTATTTTAGCATTGCTTTGTGATTCCACGAATGCATGTCGGGATGGTGTGACGCCATCAGAACAACAAGTTCAGACAAGTCTTTCTGAAATTTTTTCCAAAGCGGAGGAGCGAGTTGCAATCGTTACTTTTGCCTCTAATGTTGGTCGAATACGTTCAATTGCTCTTGCTGCTGAATCTGTTGGGCGCAAAGTTCTTGTTGTTGGACGCTCGTTAAAACGGAGTCTTATGGTTGCACAAGAGCTTGGTTATATGGATGGTTTAGCACCATTTGTTACGGAAGATGATTATGGTTATATCCCACGCAAAGAGATCGTTTTAATCGTGACAGGTAGCCAAGGAGAACCTTGTGCTGCCTTAGCAAAATTATCACGCAATGGCATGAGAAATATTGCACTTTCTTCTGGTGATACTGTTATTTATTCATCACGAAGTATACCAGGAAACGAAAAAGCTATTATTGAAATACAAAATCGTTTTATTGATATGGGTGTTAAAGTTATTACGAATGAGGATGCTCTTGTTCATGTTTCAGGTCATCCTCGTCGCGCAGAACTTGTACAGATGTATGATTGGGTAAAACCACAGATACTTGTTCCTGTCCATGGAGAAGCAATCCATCTTACGGCTCAGGCAGATTTAGCGCGTCAAGCAGGAATTGAAATTGTTTCTAATATTAGAAATGGCAGTATACTACGCCTTGCACCAAAGCCTGTAGAGGTTATTGATCAAGTCCCTGTTGGTCGCATCTATAAGGATGGTTGTCTTATTGGAAATGAAGATGAATTAGGAATCCGCGAACGTCGCAAATTAAGTTATGCCGGTTATGTTGCTGTTTCCCTCCATGTGAATAGCAAGCACGAATTGTTGGGTGATATTGGTTTAAATACCTTCGGATTACCTGAAAGTAATGGAAAAGGGGAGAACTTAAAAGATATTCTCTTAAATGTTGTGGAAAATACATTTTATAACATCCCGCGCATTAAACGAAAAAATAATGAGCTTATTCGAGAAGCAACGCGACGTGCAGTAAGAGCTGCTGTCAATGAAGCTTGGCAAAAAAAGCCCGTTTGTACAGTTTTTTTACATCAGTCAAAATGA
- the proS gene encoding proline--tRNA ligase: protein MRLSQYFLPLLKENPKEAEIISHRLMLRAGMIRQQTSGIYSWLPLGKKVLDKVCKIIREEQERAGAIEILMPTIQSADLWRESGRYDDYGLEMLRIKDRQKRDLLYGPTNEELVTDIFRSYIRSYKDLPLNLYHIQWKFRDEIRPRFGVMRSREFLMKDAYSFDLDYEGSQTSYNRMFIAYLRTFSRLGLKAIPMRADTGPIGGELSHEFIILAETGESAIFCDKQFLELTVPDSSIDFSDKAALTDVVKQWTSFYAATEEMHNGEEWAKVPDQNRLSARGIEVGHIFHFGTKYSAPMGAKVMGQDGKEHIVSMGSYGIGPSRLVAAAIEASHDENGIIWPSSIAPFDFGIINMKPEDEKCTHACETLYRGLKHAGFDPLLDDRDERPGTKFATMDLIGLPMQIIVGPKSITQNEVEIKDRKTNVKESLTVEDVLKKFAVVL, encoded by the coding sequence ATGCGTCTTTCTCAATACTTTCTTCCACTTTTAAAGGAGAATCCTAAGGAAGCAGAGATTATTTCTCATCGATTAATGTTGCGTGCAGGTATGATTCGACAACAAACTTCAGGGATCTATTCTTGGCTTCCCTTGGGTAAAAAAGTGCTTGATAAAGTTTGTAAGATTATTCGTGAAGAGCAAGAACGCGCTGGCGCTATAGAAATATTAATGCCGACAATTCAGTCTGCAGATCTTTGGCGAGAAAGTGGCCGTTATGATGATTATGGTTTAGAAATGCTCCGCATTAAAGATCGCCAAAAACGTGATTTACTTTATGGTCCGACAAATGAAGAGTTAGTGACGGATATTTTTCGTTCTTACATTCGTTCTTATAAAGATCTTCCGCTGAATTTGTATCATATTCAATGGAAATTTCGTGATGAAATCCGTCCACGTTTTGGTGTAATGCGTTCACGAGAATTTTTAATGAAAGATGCCTATTCTTTCGATCTTGATTATGAAGGTTCTCAGACATCTTATAATCGTATGTTTATTGCTTATTTACGCACTTTTTCTCGTCTTGGCTTAAAGGCAATTCCTATGCGTGCTGATACAGGTCCAATTGGTGGCGAACTTAGTCATGAATTTATTATTTTGGCTGAAACAGGCGAGAGTGCGATATTCTGTGATAAACAATTTCTTGAGCTTACTGTTCCAGATAGTTCAATTGATTTTAGCGATAAAGCTGCTTTAACTGATGTTGTTAAACAGTGGACGTCTTTTTATGCTGCGACAGAGGAAATGCATAATGGCGAAGAGTGGGCTAAAGTTCCTGATCAGAATCGCCTTTCAGCACGTGGTATTGAAGTAGGGCATATTTTTCACTTTGGTACGAAATATTCTGCTCCAATGGGAGCAAAAGTTATGGGACAAGATGGAAAAGAGCATATTGTCTCTATGGGGTCTTATGGTATTGGGCCTTCGCGTCTTGTTGCCGCTGCTATTGAAGCTTCCCATGATGAAAATGGTATTATTTGGCCAAGCTCTATAGCACCATTTGATTTTGGTATTATCAATATGAAGCCAGAAGATGAAAAATGTACACACGCCTGCGAAACGCTCTATCGGGGTTTAAAGCATGCTGGTTTTGATCCATTGTTGGATGATAGAGATGAGCGTCCTGGAACCAAATTTGCAACAATGGATTTAATTGGTTTACCAATGCAAATAATTGTTGGACCTAAAAGCATTACGCAAAATGAAGTTGAAATAAAAGATCGAAAAACGAATGTTAAAGAGTCTCTAACGGTTGAAGATGTCCTTAAAAAGTTTGCTGTAGTTTTATAG
- a CDS encoding lipoprotein-releasing ABC transporter permease subunit — MKRLSSKWFSSYEWMIAFRYMIPNKKHVVASVISIISLIGIMLGVFALVVVMAVMNGFRTELLNRILGMNGHLIVQAVHSGFSDYKTLISSLESINGVKFSLPVIEGQALVQGEVEGGSGALVRGMRKQDLEKLKTVSQNIKLGSLAQFDKEEGVAIGSGLATKLGLTVGRYLRIITPDGDATPFGVTPRVKAYKVSAIFEVGMSEYDSIFVFMPLHEAQMFFNLGDKIQSLELFLNNPDAVDRIKPIIEKVVDQKIYLIDWRERNQAFFSALQIERNVMFFILSLIVLVAALNIISGLIMLVKDKSHDIAILRTMGAQKSAVMRIFIVTGMMIGFIGTILGLILGIIASANINHIQDFVSWLFNVDVFNPQLYFLTKLPAEIEWGQTAIVAVMALFLSFLAALIPAWRAAKLDPVQALRYE; from the coding sequence ATGAAGAGGTTGAGCAGTAAATGGTTTTCATCTTATGAGTGGATGATCGCCTTTCGTTATATGATTCCTAATAAAAAACATGTTGTTGCTTCCGTTATTTCAATCATTTCTCTTATTGGAATTATGTTAGGGGTCTTTGCTCTGGTTGTTGTTATGGCGGTGATGAATGGTTTTCGCACAGAACTTCTCAATCGTATTCTTGGTATGAATGGACATCTTATTGTTCAGGCAGTTCATTCTGGTTTTTCTGATTATAAAACTCTTATTTCTTCTTTAGAATCTATAAATGGTGTAAAATTTTCTTTGCCTGTTATTGAAGGCCAAGCACTTGTTCAGGGCGAAGTTGAAGGAGGCTCTGGTGCGTTAGTGCGTGGTATGCGTAAACAGGATTTAGAGAAGCTTAAAACAGTATCTCAAAATATTAAGTTAGGTTCGCTTGCCCAATTTGATAAAGAAGAGGGGGTGGCAATTGGAAGTGGTTTGGCTACAAAATTGGGGCTTACCGTTGGGCGTTATCTGCGTATCATTACTCCAGATGGCGATGCTACTCCTTTTGGGGTTACACCCCGTGTTAAGGCTTATAAGGTAAGCGCTATTTTTGAAGTTGGTATGTCTGAATACGATTCAATCTTTGTTTTTATGCCTCTTCATGAAGCACAAATGTTTTTTAATCTAGGAGATAAAATTCAGTCTCTTGAACTCTTTCTCAATAATCCTGATGCAGTTGATCGAATAAAACCAATTATAGAGAAAGTCGTTGATCAAAAAATCTATTTAATTGATTGGCGTGAGCGCAATCAGGCTTTTTTTTCAGCCTTACAGATTGAACGAAATGTTATGTTTTTCATTCTTTCTCTTATTGTTCTTGTTGCTGCTTTGAATATTATTTCAGGGTTGATTATGCTTGTAAAAGATAAAAGCCATGATATTGCCATTTTACGCACGATGGGTGCACAAAAAAGTGCTGTTATGCGTATATTTATTGTTACTGGTATGATGATTGGATTTATCGGAACAATATTGGGTTTAATTTTGGGTATCATAGCGAGCGCGAATATTAATCATATTCAAGATTTTGTATCTTGGTTATTTAATGTCGATGTTTTTAATCCTCAACTTTACTTTTTAACAAAATTGCCTGCTGAAATTGAGTGGGGACAAACCGCAATAGTTGCTGTAATGGCTTTATTTTTGTCATTCCTTGCGGCGCTCATTCCAGCATGGCGCGCTGCTAAGCTCGACCCCGTACAAGCTTTAAGGTATGAATAA